One window of Chamaesiphon minutus PCC 6605 genomic DNA carries:
- a CDS encoding ABC transporter substrate-binding protein, with amino-acid sequence MFKLSAWLRCTFLAITAFVLTIACTQQPKTNAPDNSSAPTAASAPLVSAAYNWVGYSGHYVSVKKGLFTQEGLNVQDLFFQSASEEITAVLAGKADIAWLTSGDAIQTIAKDPSLKIAYLVDYSNGADGIIGRNIATPKDAKGKNAARENVLFEKVLLQAYLKQGGLTEADLKIKDMEAGAAAAAFGSKQVDLAVTYEPYLTKNAKLGGGNIIFSSKDTNLIADVVVVRDKLIKTRSKDLQSYFKAVDKAVKLVMASDPEALKISGDKMGVTAAEVKEQLAGVKLFDVAANKTIAFDKSNPKSLIGNLELTTKAAEEFKFVTQPLKVESLYDDSIVKSM; translated from the coding sequence ATGTTCAAACTATCTGCTTGGTTGCGCTGCACTTTCTTAGCAATAACTGCTTTTGTATTAACCATTGCCTGTACGCAGCAACCAAAGACTAATGCCCCTGATAATAGTTCTGCACCAACAGCCGCATCCGCACCCCTAGTTTCGGCAGCTTACAACTGGGTAGGTTATTCAGGGCATTATGTATCAGTCAAAAAGGGACTGTTTACACAAGAAGGCTTGAATGTTCAAGATTTATTTTTCCAAAGTGCTAGTGAAGAAATCACTGCGGTATTAGCTGGTAAGGCTGATATTGCTTGGTTGACATCGGGCGATGCAATTCAAACAATCGCTAAAGATCCATCATTAAAAATTGCCTACTTAGTCGATTATTCTAATGGTGCCGATGGCATTATCGGTAGGAATATTGCCACACCGAAAGATGCTAAGGGTAAAAATGCCGCTAGGGAAAACGTGCTCTTTGAAAAAGTATTGCTGCAAGCTTATTTAAAGCAGGGTGGGTTAACTGAGGCCGATCTGAAGATTAAAGATATGGAAGCTGGTGCAGCAGCTGCGGCTTTTGGCTCAAAGCAAGTAGATCTAGCTGTTACCTATGAGCCTTATTTAACTAAAAATGCCAAGCTAGGTGGTGGCAATATCATCTTTTCTAGTAAAGATACCAACTTAATTGCCGATGTGGTGGTCGTCCGCGACAAACTCATCAAAACTCGCTCGAAAGACCTCCAATCATACTTTAAAGCTGTCGATAAAGCCGTCAAGCTCGTCATGGCTAGCGACCCAGAAGCATTGAAAATTTCTGGTGACAAAATGGGCGTAACTGCGGCTGAAGTCAAAGAGCAATTGGCGGGGGTGAAGTTATTCGACGTGGCGGCGAACAAGACAATTGCTTTCGATAAAAGCAACCCCAAAAGCTTGATTGGTAATTTAGAGTTGACTACCAAAGCGGCTGAAGAATTTAAATTTGTCACTCAACCCCTCAAAGTCGAATCGCTCTATGACGATTCCATCGTCAAATCAATGTAG
- a CDS encoding ABC transporter ATP-binding protein, which translates to MNSRTLQEQTSVRLLDRQAPKLSIEHLSKSYPVRGDRHLNVLQDINLEIFPREFICLVGASGCGKSTLLNIIAGLTPPSSGAVLIDGRSVTGKPGSDRGMVFQGYTLYPWLTVAQNIAFGLQFQQMSKSAQREKVGYFLNVVGLEKFANSYPKQLSGGMKQRVAIARALANEPAVLLMDEPFGALDAQTKEQMQEFLLELWSKTHVTVLMITHDVEEAIYLSQRVYVLSCRPGRVQSEILVDLPEHRELDIKLAPEFVAIKRQVLQLMRQE; encoded by the coding sequence ATGAATAGCCGCACGCTTCAAGAACAGACATCTGTAAGATTGCTCGATCGTCAAGCCCCGAAACTGTCGATCGAGCACCTCTCCAAGTCTTATCCTGTCAGAGGCGATCGCCACTTAAACGTACTGCAAGATATCAATCTTGAAATCTTCCCCAGAGAATTTATTTGTCTAGTTGGCGCATCTGGTTGTGGCAAGTCAACTCTGCTGAATATTATCGCTGGACTCACCCCACCTTCCAGCGGAGCGGTATTGATAGACGGTCGCTCGGTCACGGGTAAACCTGGCTCGGATCGCGGGATGGTGTTTCAAGGTTATACTCTCTATCCGTGGTTGACCGTAGCTCAAAATATCGCTTTTGGGTTGCAATTTCAGCAGATGTCTAAATCGGCACAGCGCGAGAAAGTTGGTTACTTCCTGAATGTGGTAGGGCTAGAAAAATTTGCCAATAGTTATCCCAAACAGTTATCTGGAGGAATGAAGCAGCGGGTGGCGATCGCCAGAGCATTAGCAAACGAACCTGCTGTACTATTGATGGATGAGCCGTTTGGTGCTTTAGATGCTCAAACTAAAGAACAAATGCAAGAATTTTTACTCGAACTGTGGTCGAAAACCCATGTCACGGTATTGATGATTACGCATGATGTCGAAGAGGCTATTTATCTATCCCAACGGGTATACGTACTGAGTTGTCGCCCGGGTCGAGTGCAAAGTGAGATTCTCGTCGATCTACCCGAACATCGCGAACTCGATATCAAGCTCGCGCCAGAGTTCGTAGCTATTAAACGGCAAGTACTTCAGCTCATGCGTCAGGAGTGA
- the cphA gene encoding cyanophycin synthetase, giving the protein MKILQTQTLRGPNYWSIRRSKLILVRLDLEELADRPSDTLEGFHDRLVSVLPSLEEHHCSPGCKGGFLSRVREGTMMGHILEHVALELQTLAGMPVGFGRTRETATPGVYQVVIEYQIEAAGRYAARAALRLCQSIIEMGTYPPAELERDLEDLIEMRNDAALGASTDALVKEAEAMGIPWMHLETCDLFQLGYGKHQKRVQAALTSYSNILGVELACDKEKTKKILAGMGVPVPLGMTIYAFNELAAAIDRLGGYPIVIKPLNGNHGRGITIDIRDWEHAEIGYDRAREVSSGVIVEHFYQGRDHRILVVNHKVVAVAERVPAHIIGDGKLTIRELVDRENQDVRRGTGHDNMLTTIELDDSTDEMLRLQGVTLTTVLPPERVCYLRATANLSTGGIAIDRTDEIHPETVWMAERVSHIIGLDVAGIDVITTDITKTLREADGTIVEVNAAPGLRMHISPSQGVGRNVAAPILQMLFPPNTPTRIPIVSITGTNGKTTTTRLIAHIFSQMYDSVGYTTTDGIYIGGRLVEKGDTTGPQSAQIILQDPTVDIAILETARGGILRSGLAFQHCDVGVILNVAADHLGLGDIETIDQLARVKGVVAEAVRADGYAVLNADDERVAAMADQARGKVAYFSMDANNPLVRSHVQRGGIAAVYTNNYITILQQDWVHRIESVERVPLTLGGRVPFMIANTLAASLAAFVQGVSIEHIRTALRSFRASAQQTPGRMNLFDLGSYHVLVDYAHNPAGYEAVGSFVKNWTGPAIGVVGGPGDRRDEDLIELGKLSATFFDRIIIKEDDDTRGRAWGEVAELIVQGIEQVIPAAELPASHSIMLNEAEAIGWALDNAPENALVTIFPDNVTRAIELIMARNPIIDKPEAMFSAEVKPDNVPVFDTMSAGSNGRHSSI; this is encoded by the coding sequence ATGAAAATTCTCCAAACTCAAACGCTTCGAGGTCCGAACTACTGGAGCATTCGTCGCTCAAAGCTGATTCTCGTGCGGCTGGATTTGGAGGAGCTAGCCGATCGCCCATCTGATACCCTTGAGGGCTTTCACGATCGCCTAGTCTCAGTTTTACCCAGTTTAGAAGAACATCATTGTTCGCCCGGTTGCAAGGGCGGCTTCCTAAGCCGGGTGCGCGAAGGTACCATGATGGGTCATATCCTGGAGCATGTGGCTTTAGAACTGCAAACTTTAGCCGGAATGCCAGTCGGCTTCGGACGTACCCGCGAGACAGCCACTCCTGGTGTCTATCAAGTTGTCATCGAATATCAGATCGAAGCTGCCGGACGATATGCCGCCAGAGCGGCTCTGCGGTTGTGTCAGAGCATTATCGAAATGGGCACATACCCCCCAGCCGAACTCGAACGCGATTTGGAAGACTTGATCGAGATGCGTAATGATGCGGCTTTGGGTGCTAGTACCGACGCCTTGGTCAAAGAAGCCGAAGCGATGGGAATTCCCTGGATGCATTTAGAGACGTGCGATTTGTTCCAGCTTGGCTACGGCAAACATCAAAAACGCGTCCAAGCGGCACTGACATCTTACAGTAATATTCTGGGCGTCGAACTAGCCTGCGATAAAGAAAAAACCAAGAAGATCTTGGCAGGGATGGGCGTTCCCGTCCCGTTGGGAATGACGATTTACGCCTTTAACGAATTAGCTGCCGCGATCGATCGCTTGGGCGGTTATCCCATTGTAATTAAGCCCCTCAATGGCAATCACGGGCGCGGCATTACGATCGACATTCGGGACTGGGAGCACGCCGAAATCGGCTACGATCGGGCGCGGGAAGTCTCTAGCGGCGTAATTGTCGAACATTTTTATCAAGGACGCGATCATCGAATTTTGGTTGTCAACCACAAAGTCGTCGCAGTAGCCGAGCGGGTACCCGCCCATATAATCGGCGATGGCAAACTGACGATCCGCGAATTAGTCGATCGCGAAAACCAAGATGTCCGGCGCGGTACGGGTCACGACAACATGCTGACCACGATCGAACTAGATGACTCCACCGATGAGATGCTGCGACTGCAAGGCGTCACGCTGACGACAGTACTCCCACCAGAGCGCGTCTGCTATCTGCGCGCGACGGCCAATCTGAGTACGGGCGGCATCGCAATCGATCGGACCGACGAGATCCACCCCGAAACCGTGTGGATGGCCGAGCGCGTCTCGCACATTATTGGTCTGGATGTCGCTGGCATCGATGTAATTACCACAGATATTACCAAAACTCTACGCGAAGCTGACGGCACGATCGTCGAAGTCAATGCCGCACCCGGATTGCGGATGCACATCTCGCCCAGTCAAGGCGTCGGTCGCAATGTTGCCGCGCCGATCCTCCAGATGCTATTTCCGCCCAATACTCCCACGCGGATTCCGATCGTCTCAATTACGGGGACCAACGGTAAAACTACCACCACGCGCTTAATCGCCCACATCTTCAGTCAGATGTACGATTCGGTAGGTTATACCACCACCGACGGTATCTATATTGGCGGGCGATTAGTCGAAAAAGGCGATACCACTGGGCCGCAAAGTGCCCAAATTATTCTCCAAGATCCGACGGTAGATATTGCGATCCTAGAAACCGCACGCGGCGGTATTTTACGATCGGGTTTAGCTTTCCAGCATTGCGACGTCGGTGTCATTTTAAATGTCGCTGCCGATCATTTAGGCTTAGGCGATATTGAGACCATCGACCAATTAGCCCGCGTCAAAGGCGTCGTTGCCGAAGCCGTGCGCGCCGATGGTTATGCCGTCCTCAATGCCGATGACGAGCGCGTAGCCGCTATGGCCGACCAGGCACGCGGGAAGGTCGCCTATTTCTCAATGGATGCCAATAACCCATTAGTGCGATCGCACGTCCAACGTGGTGGCATTGCCGCAGTTTACACTAATAACTACATCACGATCTTGCAGCAAGATTGGGTACACCGGATTGAGAGTGTTGAGCGCGTACCGTTGACTCTGGGCGGACGGGTACCCTTTATGATTGCCAATACGCTGGCAGCCAGCCTCGCCGCCTTCGTGCAGGGTGTCAGTATCGAGCACATTCGCACCGCCTTACGCAGCTTCCGCGCCTCTGCCCAGCAGACCCCAGGCCGGATGAATTTATTCGACCTCGGCAGCTATCACGTCTTGGTAGACTACGCTCATAACCCCGCCGGATATGAAGCCGTCGGTAGCTTCGTCAAAAACTGGACTGGCCCAGCAATTGGGGTCGTTGGGGGGCCTGGAGATCGGCGCGATGAAGATCTGATCGAACTAGGCAAACTTTCAGCCACATTCTTCGATCGCATTATCATCAAAGAAGATGATGATACCAGAGGGCGCGCTTGGGGCGAAGTTGCCGAACTAATCGTCCAAGGCATCGAGCAAGTCATCCCCGCTGCCGAATTGCCAGCCAGCCACTCAATTATGCTCAATGAGGCCGAGGCAATTGGCTGGGCATTAGATAACGCCCCCGAAAATGCTCTGGTGACCATCTTCCCCGATAACGTCACTCGCGCGATCGAGCTAATTATGGCGCGCAATCCGATTATTGACAAACCAGAAGCGATGTTTTCTGCCGAAGTCAAGCCAGACAACGTGCCAGTCTTCGACACTATGAGTGCTGGCAGCAACGGCAGACACAGTAGCATTTAA
- a CDS encoding MBL fold metallo-hydrolase has product MATKQVCDSRSERLCQRWFATERIEEGLYLITEPHYYWYNRANLWLIKGRDRDLLVDTGLGVASLRQHLAELIDKPLLAVASHIHFDHAGGIHEFDRRAIHAAEAQALRAGDAYEALCAQPGWIHLDHFEMLPHQGFRVDEYTFNAAEPTQILQDGDVLDLGDRALEVLHLPGHSTGCIALYDPQSQALFSGDVIYDGELLDELHCSNIPDYIRTYERLQKLPISTVYPGHYRSFGRDKYQHILGEYLDRRRQPGCPQEVNTKHQS; this is encoded by the coding sequence ATGGCAACCAAACAAGTCTGCGATTCTCGTTCCGAGAGGCTTTGCCAACGCTGGTTTGCTACCGAGCGGATCGAAGAAGGACTGTATCTGATTACAGAGCCGCATTATTATTGGTACAACCGGGCCAATCTGTGGCTAATTAAAGGGCGCGATCGAGATTTATTGGTCGATACCGGATTGGGCGTAGCCAGCCTGCGTCAGCATCTAGCTGAGTTAATCGACAAACCACTACTGGCAGTTGCGTCTCATATTCATTTCGACCATGCGGGAGGCATCCATGAATTCGATCGCCGTGCCATTCATGCGGCAGAGGCGCAAGCATTGCGGGCAGGAGATGCCTATGAAGCCTTGTGCGCTCAACCGGGCTGGATACATCTAGACCATTTTGAGATGTTACCCCATCAGGGTTTTAGAGTAGACGAGTACACCTTTAATGCTGCCGAACCCACCCAAATTTTGCAGGATGGGGATGTGCTAGATCTGGGCGATCGCGCGTTGGAAGTCTTGCATTTACCCGGACATTCGACGGGATGTATTGCCTTGTACGACCCGCAATCGCAAGCCTTATTTTCTGGCGATGTCATTTACGATGGCGAATTGCTAGACGAGCTGCATTGCAGTAATATTCCTGACTATATTCGTACCTACGAGCGGCTCCAAAAACTACCCATCTCAACTGTTTACCCCGGACATTATCGATCGTTCGGGCGCGACAAGTATCAGCACATTTTAGGGGAATATCTCGATCGCCGCCGCCAGCCGGGATGCCCGCAAGAAGTTAATACCAAACATCAATCTTAA
- a CDS encoding cyanophycinase, with protein MLKVTPFLDHKSMLISTHYPVMVIGGAEDKVNGCGILTAFFKSAGGKMATIGIIPCASQEPSVVGDRYYQIFKGMGAQQVQILDIRQPKECDQDRWLDILANCTGVFVTGGDQLRLRDLIGGSRFMTSIKERIAQGELVLAGTSAGAAIVGERMIAGGSSGESPNQSLVDLTTGLGIFPELLVDQHFHNRNRMARLISAIAAHPDKLGIGIDEDTCAAFENDGTFEVLGQGTITIVDPGKLTHTNYRAATQSSPLSLHNLTVHVLSPGDRYDYQNRVVLS; from the coding sequence ATGCTTAAAGTAACGCCTTTTCTAGACCATAAATCTATGTTAATTTCGACCCATTATCCAGTAATGGTGATTGGTGGAGCAGAAGACAAAGTCAATGGGTGCGGCATCTTAACCGCTTTCTTTAAAAGTGCTGGCGGCAAGATGGCGACAATCGGCATCATCCCCTGCGCCTCACAAGAACCCAGCGTTGTTGGCGATCGCTACTACCAAATATTTAAGGGGATGGGTGCCCAGCAAGTGCAAATACTCGATATTCGCCAGCCTAAAGAGTGCGACCAAGACCGTTGGCTAGATATTTTAGCTAATTGTACTGGCGTATTTGTCACTGGCGGAGATCAATTGCGCCTCCGCGATCTAATTGGCGGCAGTAGGTTTATGACCTCCATCAAAGAGCGCATCGCACAGGGAGAACTCGTCTTAGCCGGAACTAGTGCTGGTGCGGCGATCGTTGGCGAGCGGATGATTGCTGGCGGCAGCAGTGGCGAATCTCCCAATCAATCATTAGTCGATCTCACCACTGGCTTGGGCATTTTTCCAGAACTGCTGGTAGATCAACATTTCCACAACCGCAATCGCATGGCGCGATTGATCAGCGCGATCGCTGCCCATCCCGACAAGTTAGGAATTGGGATCGATGAAGATACCTGTGCGGCATTTGAAAATGATGGTACTTTTGAAGTCCTCGGCCAAGGCACGATTACGATCGTCGATCCGGGTAAATTAACCCATACTAATTATCGCGCAGCCACTCAAAGTTCGCCCCTGAGCCTACACAATCTTACCGTTCATGTCTTGAGTCCCGGCGATCGCTATGACTATCAAAACCGAGTAGTATTATCATAG
- a CDS encoding ABC transporter permease — translation MLESISVPSPKPPTRQHRYLSPSIFWSIRQGFPQRLSWLLVALSLALPLTLWTIVSSLQLVPPTFLPTPLAVLSAGLTMFAENSLGEDVLASCGRVLAGFVLAAIIGVPVGLAIGTFYSMDSLFSPIVGTVRYMPITGFVPLIIIWVGLGEPSKILIITLGVVLYNIIMVADAVKFIPNEMINVAYTMGANRWDVLWKVIVPATFPSVLDTLRVNISGAWNFVVIAELLAAQNGLGFKIIQAQRFLQTDKVLFCIVLIGTIGLTIDYGLKWVSRRLTPWADQIRH, via the coding sequence GTGCTTGAATCCATTTCCGTCCCCAGTCCCAAACCGCCGACCCGCCAGCATCGTTATCTTTCACCTTCAATCTTTTGGAGTATTCGGCAGGGATTTCCGCAGCGGTTATCGTGGTTGTTAGTGGCCTTGTCATTGGCATTACCGTTGACTCTGTGGACGATCGTTAGTTCGCTCCAGCTCGTACCGCCGACTTTCTTGCCTACCCCACTGGCAGTGCTATCAGCCGGATTGACAATGTTTGCAGAAAACAGCCTGGGCGAAGATGTCTTAGCTAGTTGCGGTCGAGTACTGGCTGGCTTTGTGCTGGCGGCCATAATTGGCGTCCCTGTGGGCTTGGCAATCGGCACTTTTTACAGCATGGATAGCTTATTTTCGCCGATCGTCGGTACGGTGCGCTATATGCCGATTACTGGCTTTGTCCCGCTGATTATTATCTGGGTAGGTTTGGGCGAACCCTCGAAAATTTTGATTATTACCCTAGGGGTTGTATTATATAACATCATCATGGTAGCCGATGCCGTCAAATTCATTCCCAATGAAATGATTAATGTGGCATATACTATGGGTGCCAATCGCTGGGATGTCCTATGGAAAGTAATCGTACCTGCGACTTTTCCTAGCGTGCTCGATACATTACGGGTAAATATTTCTGGAGCTTGGAACTTTGTGGTGATTGCCGAGTTATTGGCTGCCCAAAATGGTCTAGGTTTTAAAATTATTCAAGCTCAAAGGTTCTTGCAAACCGATAAAGTTCTATTTTGTATTGTATTAATTGGCACGATCGGCCTTACCATAGATTATGGATTGAAGTGGGTATCTCGCCGCCTCACTCCTTGGGCAGACCAGATCCGTCATTAG